The following are from one region of the Geoalkalibacter subterraneus genome:
- a CDS encoding HEPN domain-containing protein, which produces MNAIKDDLTKGWLIKAKRDLLSARQLAQGPAPLLDTAAYHCQQAGEKAIKGFLVFHDIRFEKTHDLDVLISQAAEIETGFLACRQAGRILTPLAVAFRYPGDYIEPELEEYQEAFSAAQEIYDFVTDLLPERLNA; this is translated from the coding sequence ATGAACGCCATTAAGGACGATCTCACAAAGGGCTGGCTCATTAAGGCCAAAAGGGACCTCCTTTCAGCGCGGCAATTGGCGCAGGGTCCTGCACCTTTGCTGGACACCGCTGCTTATCATTGCCAGCAGGCGGGCGAGAAAGCCATCAAGGGATTTCTCGTCTTTCACGATATTCGTTTTGAAAAAACTCACGATCTGGATGTGCTGATATCCCAGGCCGCTGAAATCGAGACGGGGTTTCTTGCCTGTCGTCAGGCAGGACGAATCCTGACCCCATTAGCTGTCGCCTTTCGTTATCCGGGTGATTATATTGAGCCAGAATTGGAGGAGTACCAGGAGGCTTTTTCCGCAGCGCAGGAAATCTACGATTTTGTTACAGATTTGCTACCCGAGCGGCTGAACGCATAA
- a CDS encoding HEPN domain-containing protein, which translates to MKKLTEEWLRAAKDDLDVMEKILGEAHLSHITAFHAQQCIEKAFKAVYEEHGIESRKIHNLITLYGGIEEVLSQEMDLALLKTLDSLYIEARYPGELGLLPSGRPSLADAEKFYDYAKFWQS; encoded by the coding sequence ATGAAAAAGCTCACTGAGGAATGGCTTCGAGCCGCCAAAGACGATCTTGATGTTATGGAAAAGATTCTCGGCGAGGCCCACCTTTCCCATATCACTGCTTTTCATGCTCAGCAGTGTATTGAAAAGGCTTTTAAGGCAGTGTATGAAGAACATGGGATTGAATCTCGAAAAATTCACAACCTGATCACATTATATGGCGGAATAGAAGAAGTGCTGAGCCAGGAAATGGATCTTGCGTTGCTGAAAACCCTGGACTCCCTTTATATTGAAGCTCGGTATCCCGGTGAGTTGGGACTGCTGCCGAGCGGCCGCCCATCTTTGGCAGATGCCGAAAAGTTTTACGATTATGCAAAGTTCTGGCAGAGTTGA
- a CDS encoding nucleotidyltransferase domain-containing protein, with product MKNANEELLKEMTSRLVAEFNPDQVILFGSQAWGAPTEDSDIDLFVVVPDSKERPLARMRRALACLEGMGVSKDVLVKTRREVERFRTVRASLESQVLEEGRILYERH from the coding sequence ATGAAAAACGCCAACGAAGAACTGCTTAAAGAAATGACCAGCCGGCTGGTTGCGGAATTCAACCCCGACCAAGTGATCCTTTTCGGTTCTCAAGCCTGGGGGGCACCTACCGAAGACAGTGATATAGATTTATTCGTTGTCGTTCCCGACAGTAAGGAGAGGCCCTTGGCGAGGATGCGCCGTGCTTTGGCCTGTCTTGAGGGTATGGGGGTTTCCAAAGATGTTCTAGTAAAAACGCGCCGTGAAGTGGAGAGGTTTCGCACTGTGCGCGCTTCCCTCGAAAGCCAGGTGTTGGAAGAAGGCCGAATTCTCTATGAACGCCATTAA